The proteins below come from a single Mycobacterium parmense genomic window:
- a CDS encoding PAS domain S-box protein, whose product MLTRLPALVVLERIPVPTIAMARDGSILFANTAFADMVGYQQDRLTGAAFPQVFNTEPAAFSALSGVEALANMVVELQHNEGWTVRAKMSKSALMRRDDPVVLVTFENLTERLWVDEA is encoded by the coding sequence ATCCTCACCCGGCTGCCCGCTCTGGTGGTGCTGGAGCGGATCCCCGTTCCCACCATCGCGATGGCGCGCGACGGCAGCATCCTGTTCGCGAACACGGCGTTCGCCGACATGGTGGGTTACCAGCAGGACCGCTTGACCGGCGCGGCGTTCCCGCAGGTGTTCAACACCGAGCCGGCCGCGTTCAGCGCGCTCTCTGGCGTCGAGGCCCTGGCGAACATGGTCGTGGAGCTGCAGCACAATGAGGGCTGGACCGTGCGGGCCAAGATGAGCAAGTCGGCGCTGATGCGACGCGACGACCCCGTCGTCCTGGTGACGTTTGAGAATCTGACCGAGCGGCTGTGGGTTGACGAGGCCTGA
- a CDS encoding TetR/AcrR family transcriptional regulator translates to MRRINTPCGSSPFIIGATDSVAELPWREAVPPLFGGRYETGRVMTEGSERRAGNTRHRLIAAASRQFAHRPYSMVSLDDILAEAELTKGAMYFHFPSKQALAMAIIDDVTEMSGAAVTELLARKMSGLETLIDLAYFLAVQDTQDEVARAGARLLETLDNTTAIADARWQSWVEFVITLVEKAVGEGDVSSYHEVEDIAKMLVSLWVGVRRISDLNQPERYLDNLESTWTLALTCFTNPDRIDYFTQFIKRRHALAVKKVSVDALALDLQTAAATPVHAKN, encoded by the coding sequence TTGCGGCGGATCAACACACCCTGCGGGTCGTCACCCTTTATCATTGGGGCGACTGACTCGGTGGCGGAATTGCCGTGGCGCGAAGCGGTCCCGCCGCTGTTCGGCGGCCGCTACGAGACAGGGAGAGTGATGACGGAAGGCAGCGAGCGACGCGCCGGGAACACACGTCACCGCTTGATCGCCGCCGCGTCGCGCCAATTCGCTCACCGCCCATACAGCATGGTGAGCCTCGACGACATCCTTGCCGAGGCGGAGCTCACCAAAGGGGCGATGTACTTCCATTTCCCCTCCAAGCAGGCGCTGGCCATGGCGATCATCGACGACGTCACCGAGATGAGCGGTGCGGCGGTCACGGAGTTGCTGGCGCGCAAGATGTCGGGCCTGGAGACGCTCATCGACCTCGCGTACTTCCTTGCGGTCCAAGACACTCAGGACGAAGTCGCGCGAGCGGGCGCCCGACTCCTCGAGACCCTGGATAACACGACCGCCATTGCCGACGCGCGATGGCAGTCGTGGGTTGAGTTCGTCATCACCCTCGTCGAGAAGGCTGTCGGCGAAGGGGACGTCAGCAGCTACCACGAAGTCGAGGACATCGCCAAGATGCTGGTGTCGCTCTGGGTGGGCGTCCGCCGAATCAGCGACCTCAACCAGCCCGAACGCTACCTCGACAACCTCGAGTCGACGTGGACGCTCGCGCTCACGTGCTTCACCAACCCCGACCGGATCGACTACTTCACCCAGTTCATCAAGCGACGCCATGCGCTCGCCGTGAAGAAGGTGTCGGTCGACGCCCTCGCGCTCGACCTTCAAACCGCTGCCGCCACCCCGGTGCATGCGAAGAATTGA
- a CDS encoding PAS domain S-box protein, with the protein MDVLKRLPAVVVLERIPVPSLAMARDGSIVFANTAFAEMVGHGQDRLAGAPFSQIFHAAPAAVCALSGVDALANMVVELQHCEGWTVRARMSKSALRRRDDPVVLVTFEDVTEQLWLDEQ; encoded by the coding sequence ATGGACGTGCTGAAACGTTTGCCCGCGGTGGTGGTGCTGGAGCGGATCCCCGTTCCTTCGCTGGCGATGGCGCGCGACGGCAGCATCGTGTTCGCGAACACGGCATTTGCCGAGATGGTGGGTCACGGGCAGGACAGACTGGCCGGGGCGCCATTTTCTCAGATCTTCCATGCCGCGCCGGCCGCGGTGTGCGCACTCTCCGGCGTCGACGCCCTGGCGAACATGGTCGTGGAATTACAGCATTGTGAGGGTTGGACGGTGCGGGCCAGGATGAGCAAGTCGGCGCTGCGGCGACGCGACGACCCGGTCGTGCTGGTGACGTTCGAGGATGTGACGGAGCAACTCTGGCTCGACGAGCAGTAG
- a CDS encoding PE family protein produces the protein MSFVTTQPLVLVSAAAGLQGIGAAVEAGNAAASAPTTGVAPAAADEVSALTAAHFAAQAVQYQALSAQAAAIHEAFITTLVASAGSYATTEVANAAAVL, from the coding sequence ATGTCGTTCGTGACCACGCAGCCGTTGGTGCTGGTTTCTGCGGCTGCCGGACTGCAAGGTATCGGCGCGGCCGTCGAGGCCGGAAACGCGGCGGCTTCGGCTCCCACGACCGGCGTCGCACCGGCAGCGGCCGACGAGGTGTCGGCACTGACGGCGGCGCACTTCGCCGCGCAGGCCGTTCAGTATCAGGCGTTGAGTGCCCAGGCCGCCGCGATTCACGAAGCGTTCATCACCACCTTGGTCGCCAGTGCGGGTTCGTATGCGACGACCGAGGTCGCCAACGCGGCCGCGGTTCTCTGA
- a CDS encoding PPE family protein gives MDYGALPPEINSGRMYAGPGSGSMLAAASAWHAVAAEMRTAASAYDFVISELTTMWLGPSATTMAAAVTPYMAWMAATAGQAELAGAQAQAAAAAFEEAFAMTVPPPVIAENRFQLMVLVATNFFGQNAPAIAATEAQYAEMWAQDAAAMYGYAANSSAATALITPFEAAPQTTTETAAAAQGAATAQAGGASSGSGVQSLLSQFISNISGALQQLASPLSSATGGGGTSTINPLGGITSSSGLQGIESSLIAEYGYLPGFFSLTLTSNALGPLMNPDVFLPFMNMGAAGAPAAAFPGAAAAQGALGAEAAAAGSGLAGMGQAASLGGMSVPASWGWAAAAPDGLLGSVPMHMLASAAVPLEGADLGAGMGFPFMFGPLPRGAALGAAAGAGAAAGAAAVKYGPRLKVLTRSPDAAAEESTSLPASAGAARYPVPAQFPTNGHAPPGYQPAIVYVPISGHEPADT, from the coding sequence ATGGACTACGGAGCTCTACCACCGGAGATCAATTCTGGACGGATGTATGCCGGGCCAGGCTCCGGGTCGATGCTGGCCGCCGCGTCGGCCTGGCACGCGGTAGCGGCCGAGATGCGTACGGCGGCATCCGCTTACGACTTCGTGATCTCTGAACTGACCACCATGTGGTTGGGGCCGTCGGCGACGACGATGGCCGCGGCGGTAACGCCCTACATGGCCTGGATGGCTGCGACAGCGGGCCAGGCCGAGCTGGCGGGCGCGCAGGCGCAGGCGGCGGCGGCCGCCTTCGAGGAGGCGTTCGCCATGACGGTGCCGCCGCCGGTGATCGCGGAGAACCGATTCCAGTTGATGGTGCTGGTCGCGACCAACTTCTTCGGTCAAAACGCACCGGCGATCGCGGCCACCGAGGCGCAGTACGCGGAAATGTGGGCCCAGGACGCCGCGGCGATGTACGGATACGCCGCGAACTCCTCGGCAGCCACCGCGCTGATCACGCCGTTCGAGGCCGCGCCGCAGACGACCACCGAGACCGCCGCGGCCGCCCAGGGCGCCGCAACGGCCCAGGCCGGCGGCGCGTCGAGCGGGTCCGGCGTGCAGTCGTTGCTGTCTCAGTTCATCTCCAACATCTCCGGCGCGCTCCAGCAGCTCGCTTCGCCGCTCTCTTCGGCGACGGGAGGCGGCGGAACATCGACCATCAACCCCCTCGGCGGGATCACCTCCTCCTCCGGGCTGCAGGGCATCGAGTCGAGCCTGATCGCCGAGTACGGGTACCTGCCGGGCTTCTTCTCGTTGACCCTGACGTCCAATGCCCTTGGGCCGCTGATGAACCCCGATGTCTTCCTGCCCTTCATGAACATGGGCGCCGCCGGCGCGCCCGCCGCCGCGTTCCCGGGCGCGGCCGCAGCCCAGGGTGCGCTGGGGGCGGAGGCCGCCGCCGCCGGGAGCGGTCTTGCCGGCATGGGTCAGGCCGCTTCACTGGGCGGAATGTCCGTTCCCGCCAGTTGGGGTTGGGCCGCGGCCGCCCCGGACGGCTTGCTGGGTTCGGTTCCGATGCACATGCTGGCGTCCGCGGCGGTACCGCTTGAGGGCGCCGACCTCGGGGCCGGAATGGGTTTCCCGTTCATGTTCGGTCCGTTACCGCGAGGCGCGGCGTTGGGCGCGGCTGCCGGAGCGGGCGCCGCCGCAGGCGCCGCGGCCGTCAAATACGGCCCGCGTCTGAAGGTGCTCACCCGCTCGCCGGACGCGGCGGCCGAGGAATCGACGTCGCTCCCGGCCTCGGCCGGGGCCGCGAGATACCCGGTCCCGGCGCAATTCCCGACGAACGGGCATGCGCCCCCGGGATACCAGCCGGCGATCGTCTATGTGCCGATCAGCGGGCACGAGCCGGCTGACACATGA
- a CDS encoding beta-ketoacyl-[acyl-carrier-protein] synthase family protein yields MHDSKTRRAQSDSLPRAVVTGIGLVTPVGRGIEDFFSALCGPTSGLVRPPAGHFADGLVDAIGIAPPIDPFDVLPEKDAPFADRFAVTAVAAADDAIADSGIKIGVDVDPLRVAAIIATATGGTMTFEQAALVQRDQGFDAVERHLFNGFLPNMAAARIAIKYGIRGPSHAIASACTASAQAVAEGLRLIRAGDADVVICGGTEGPLGPTGLAGFYNAGTLATGWADPTAASRPFDSDRNGFVVGEGGGVLVIESAEIVEARGGSGYADLIGWGATSDAYHLAVPRPDASGIADCMRIALRNAGVTPREAGYLNAHGTGTRVGDMTEVKAIRAVFGDDQPLVSSTKGVTGHLLGGGGVVEAAATVLALARGQLPPTKNLDQPDSRCDLNHLRDNAVAKSVDIAMSNSFAFGGHNVSLVFSPPSTGRRRGGAQPAEAV; encoded by the coding sequence TTGCATGATTCGAAAACACGGCGCGCGCAAAGCGATTCACTGCCGCGCGCGGTCGTCACCGGTATCGGGCTGGTGACGCCGGTGGGGCGCGGAATCGAGGACTTCTTCTCGGCGCTGTGCGGCCCGACATCCGGTCTGGTCCGCCCGCCCGCCGGACACTTCGCGGACGGGTTGGTCGACGCGATCGGCATCGCGCCGCCGATCGACCCCTTCGACGTGTTGCCGGAGAAGGATGCCCCTTTCGCGGACCGGTTCGCCGTGACGGCGGTGGCCGCGGCGGACGACGCGATCGCGGACTCCGGGATCAAGATCGGTGTCGACGTCGACCCCTTGCGTGTCGCGGCGATCATCGCGACGGCGACCGGCGGCACCATGACCTTCGAACAGGCGGCCCTGGTCCAGCGCGATCAGGGCTTCGACGCCGTGGAACGTCATCTGTTCAACGGTTTTCTGCCGAACATGGCCGCGGCCAGGATCGCCATCAAGTACGGGATCCGCGGGCCGAGCCATGCCATCGCCTCGGCCTGCACGGCCAGCGCGCAGGCCGTCGCGGAGGGATTGCGGCTGATCCGCGCGGGTGACGCCGACGTGGTGATCTGTGGCGGCACCGAAGGGCCACTCGGCCCCACGGGGCTCGCCGGGTTCTACAACGCGGGGACGCTGGCCACCGGGTGGGCCGACCCGACCGCCGCCAGCAGGCCCTTCGACAGCGACCGCAACGGCTTCGTCGTCGGCGAGGGTGGCGGCGTGCTGGTGATCGAAAGCGCGGAGATCGTCGAGGCGCGCGGGGGCAGCGGATACGCCGACCTGATCGGCTGGGGTGCGACCAGCGACGCCTACCACCTGGCCGTCCCGCGTCCCGACGCCTCGGGAATCGCCGACTGCATGCGAATCGCGTTGCGCAATGCCGGCGTGACGCCCCGTGAGGCCGGCTATCTCAACGCCCACGGGACCGGAACCCGCGTCGGCGACATGACCGAGGTGAAGGCCATCCGTGCGGTGTTCGGCGACGACCAGCCGCTGGTGAGTTCCACCAAGGGCGTCACGGGCCACCTCCTCGGCGGCGGCGGTGTGGTGGAGGCGGCGGCAACCGTGCTGGCGCTGGCGCGCGGCCAACTGCCGCCGACGAAAAACCTGGACCAGCCGGACAGCAGGTGCGACCTCAACCACCTGCGCGACAACGCCGTGGCGAAATCCGTCGACATCGCCATGTCCAACTCCTTCGCCTTCGGCGGCCACAACGTGAGTTTGGTCTTCAGCCCACCGTCAACCGGTCGCCGGCGCGGCGGTGCGCAGCCTGCCGAGGCGGTTTGA
- a CDS encoding AMP-binding protein, whose protein sequence is MVQLAFPDVDIARPGADVADDVVADFAAAAREWPHRPAIVHNGMLVTYQDFAENVRVTASRYRARRADCDGPTNLIGTLVSHTPAVVEHLLAILQACATYCPIDAALPAARKQALATALGLDRLFAVAPVDVDPTHIRIETVVDEEPVAADADPSQASWHRSDPAYVLCTSGSTGAPKPVVVSRQALTATVRSLRDLFAITPEDRVLQFASLGWDTCLEEILPALTAGATLVFDDAAHSGSFPRFVRMLADREVSVLDLPTAFWHELVLFLHEEQAALPSSVRLVIIGGERVDPTRLRQWRGLDVGHIRLLNTYGCTETTMITHAAQLAGPGTESEVAARDTDAPIGRPLPHVRDHVTEEGELLISGPSLATGYLGMPELTAKGFPVADHGDGPARWFHTGDLVSRGDNGLLYSLGRADEQVKVLGVRVHPAEVEAQLNAHPAVTGAVVVGERILGHTSLTAYVARAGSATPAELKRYLRERLPSQFVPSRVKFVPALAYTPTGKVDRAATRRAAADHNSKGADQ, encoded by the coding sequence ATGGTGCAACTAGCTTTCCCCGATGTCGATATCGCACGCCCCGGCGCCGATGTCGCTGACGACGTGGTCGCGGACTTCGCCGCCGCGGCCCGAGAATGGCCTCATCGTCCCGCCATCGTGCACAACGGGATGCTCGTCACCTACCAGGACTTCGCCGAGAACGTCCGCGTCACCGCATCGCGCTACCGGGCGCGCCGCGCGGATTGCGACGGGCCGACAAATCTGATCGGCACGCTGGTCTCGCACACACCCGCCGTGGTGGAGCACCTGCTCGCCATCCTGCAGGCCTGCGCCACGTACTGCCCGATCGACGCTGCCCTTCCCGCCGCCCGTAAGCAGGCACTGGCCACGGCACTGGGGCTCGATCGCCTGTTCGCGGTGGCGCCGGTCGACGTCGATCCCACACACATCCGGATCGAGACCGTTGTCGACGAGGAACCGGTGGCTGCGGACGCCGACCCGTCGCAGGCTTCATGGCACCGCAGTGACCCGGCGTACGTGCTGTGCACCTCGGGTTCGACCGGCGCGCCGAAGCCGGTGGTGGTCTCCCGGCAGGCCCTGACCGCCACGGTGCGATCGCTGCGCGACCTCTTCGCGATCACCCCCGAAGACCGGGTGCTCCAGTTCGCGTCGCTCGGCTGGGACACCTGTCTGGAAGAGATACTGCCCGCGCTGACCGCCGGCGCGACACTGGTTTTCGACGACGCGGCCCACTCCGGCTCCTTCCCGCGCTTCGTGCGCATGCTGGCCGACCGGGAAGTCAGCGTGCTCGACCTGCCGACGGCGTTCTGGCACGAACTGGTGCTCTTCCTGCACGAGGAGCAGGCAGCTCTGCCGTCCAGCGTCCGATTGGTGATCATCGGGGGCGAGCGGGTCGATCCCACCCGGCTGCGCCAGTGGCGAGGCCTCGACGTCGGGCACATCCGGCTGCTCAACACCTACGGGTGCACCGAGACGACCATGATCACCCACGCGGCCCAACTGGCGGGACCCGGAACCGAATCGGAGGTCGCCGCGCGGGACACCGACGCGCCAATCGGGCGCCCGCTACCCCACGTGCGCGATCACGTCACGGAGGAGGGGGAGCTGCTGATCTCGGGTCCGTCGCTGGCCACCGGATACCTCGGAATGCCCGAACTCACCGCGAAGGGATTCCCCGTCGCTGACCATGGCGACGGGCCGGCCCGCTGGTTCCACACCGGCGACCTGGTCAGTCGTGGCGACAACGGGCTGCTGTATTCCCTCGGCCGCGCCGACGAACAGGTGAAAGTGCTTGGCGTGCGTGTACATCCGGCCGAGGTAGAGGCGCAGCTCAACGCCCACCCCGCGGTCACGGGCGCCGTCGTGGTCGGCGAGCGGATCCTCGGGCACACGTCGTTGACGGCCTACGTCGCTCGCGCCGGGTCGGCCACACCGGCGGAACTGAAGCGCTACCTGCGCGAGCGCCTGCCCAGCCAATTCGTGCCCAGTCGGGTGAAATTCGTTCCCGCACTGGCTTACACGCCGACCGGCAAAGTCGATCGGGCGGCAACGCGACGCGCCGCAGCAGACCACAACAGCAAAGGAGCAGACCAGTGA
- a CDS encoding acyl carrier protein — protein sequence MSADYIVDIFKRVLDTPEVDSSSDFFELGGDSLLATRVLSAIAREYGTELLFEDFVDDPSAEGLFAKVAGATAR from the coding sequence GTGAGCGCCGACTACATCGTCGACATCTTCAAGAGAGTTCTCGACACCCCTGAGGTGGATTCGAGTTCCGACTTCTTCGAACTCGGCGGCGATTCGCTGCTGGCCACGCGCGTGCTGAGCGCAATCGCGCGTGAGTACGGGACCGAGTTGCTGTTCGAAGACTTCGTCGACGACCCGTCCGCCGAGGGTCTGTTCGCCAAAGTCGCGGGCGCAACCGCGCGGTGA
- a CDS encoding flavin monoamine oxidase family protein, which produces MRVVVVGAGLAGLTAAVELAAAGADVTVLEARDRVGGRMHGIPVSANTFADGGAAYLGVRHTELLAMMAEYGLAVASTGMVGDSTFLISGQRTTTASRMPPLDVIALGELFDRLEDLVAQVRPDAPWLSPRAASLDRLTAAQWLAEEVKHPDAQTFFPLFIGEMMAADPAAISALHMGFYLTSGGGIRYLNAFQGGAQEWRVDGGSHLLCEALAQRLGDRVRLSLPVSAIDQDVDGVVVHCVSDVDGTRSEYRADRVIVAVPPLLAQRIEFRPALQSPRATGATGRGCAIKVHLSYPAPVWREQGLSGWSVSANGPLLSTVDDSPPDQSVGVLTGFVTGAAASAFSALSPIQQRDAALDHARRLFPQLPPPTRCTVTDWVAEEYSKGCYAALFGPGDWLRLGPTLTAPHGRVHWAGTETSLEFFGLMEGAIRSGQRVATELIHGAVPATASGKVMSL; this is translated from the coding sequence ATGCGGGTAGTCGTCGTCGGCGCCGGCCTCGCCGGGCTGACCGCTGCGGTCGAGTTGGCGGCGGCGGGCGCGGATGTCACCGTGCTGGAGGCGCGCGACCGAGTGGGCGGCAGGATGCACGGTATCCCGGTGTCGGCCAACACCTTCGCCGATGGCGGGGCCGCCTACCTGGGTGTGCGGCACACCGAACTGCTGGCGATGATGGCTGAATACGGGCTCGCCGTGGCCTCCACCGGGATGGTCGGTGACAGCACCTTCCTGATCTCAGGTCAGCGCACCACGACGGCGAGCCGGATGCCTCCGCTGGACGTCATCGCTTTGGGCGAGCTCTTCGACCGGCTCGAGGACCTCGTTGCCCAGGTCCGGCCTGACGCGCCTTGGCTGAGTCCGCGCGCCGCAAGTCTCGACCGGCTCACGGCCGCACAGTGGTTGGCCGAGGAGGTCAAACACCCCGACGCCCAGACCTTTTTCCCGCTGTTCATCGGCGAGATGATGGCGGCCGATCCGGCGGCCATCTCGGCGCTGCACATGGGCTTCTACTTGACCTCGGGCGGCGGGATCCGCTACCTGAACGCCTTTCAGGGCGGGGCCCAGGAGTGGCGGGTCGACGGCGGGTCGCACCTGCTGTGTGAGGCTCTGGCGCAACGGCTCGGCGACCGGGTGCGATTGAGCCTGCCGGTAAGCGCGATCGACCAGGACGTCGACGGCGTTGTCGTGCATTGTGTTTCGGACGTGGACGGCACGCGATCGGAATACCGGGCCGACCGGGTGATCGTCGCCGTCCCGCCGCTTCTCGCGCAGCGGATCGAATTCCGCCCCGCCCTGCAGTCCCCGCGGGCAACCGGTGCCACCGGCCGCGGCTGTGCCATCAAAGTGCATCTGAGCTACCCGGCACCGGTGTGGCGGGAGCAGGGACTGTCCGGCTGGTCGGTCAGCGCCAACGGGCCACTGCTTTCCACGGTGGACGATTCGCCGCCGGATCAGTCCGTGGGTGTGCTCACCGGATTCGTCACCGGCGCGGCAGCGTCGGCGTTCAGCGCCCTCTCGCCGATTCAGCAGCGGGACGCGGCACTGGACCACGCCCGGCGGCTCTTCCCGCAGTTACCGCCGCCGACGCGTTGCACGGTGACCGACTGGGTGGCCGAGGAATACAGCAAAGGCTGCTACGCCGCCTTGTTCGGCCCGGGTGACTGGTTGCGGCTCGGACCGACACTCACCGCACCGCACGGGCGCGTCCACTGGGCCGGCACGGAAACCAGCCTGGAGTTTTTCGGCCTCATGGAAGGGGCGATCAGGTCGGGGCAGCGTGTCGCGACTGAATTGATCCACGGCGCCGTACCGGCGACCGCTTCGGGAAAGGTCATGTCACTATGA
- a CDS encoding KamA family radical SAM protein, whose amino-acid sequence MTELADIARDGYDATVDQPYTYVRKLLAEPDWRRYPGWARVTEAEWRDAQWQRAHSIKNIGQLRAVVGDLVDEGFYADLAADQQQRATMSMLLPPQMLNTMAPSGIPGRHALTEAFYADPVRRYMLPVLSDRDPQWCSHPHAERDSLHESDMWVVEGLTHRYPTKVLAEMVPTCPQYCGHCTRMDLVGNSTPTVTKAKLSLQPADRQERMLDYLRATPTVRDVVVSGGDVANVPWPRLEAFVTALLEIDTIRDIRLATKALAAVPQHWLQLKVLDGVYQIAHLARARGVNLAVHTHINHVQSVTPLVAEAARALLDAGLRDVRNQGVLLRGVNATATDLLDLCFALQGEANILPYYFYMCDMIPNAEHWRVALWEAQQLQSEIMGYLPGFATPRLVCDVPFVGKRWVHQVIYYDRIRGISHWSKNYRTGLDGTDIDALNRVYPYYDPIDSLPPAGQAWWQKIYNRPGATARPGGHGPQASNVDRGAQDLPSPSMPTEGAEVAAAPDASGSSEALLARLRHPSSTSARATRPAGLPLPGDEPLPMPDYAEPAGRLL is encoded by the coding sequence ATGACGGAGCTCGCCGATATCGCGCGTGACGGTTACGACGCCACCGTCGATCAGCCGTACACCTACGTGCGTAAGCTGCTGGCCGAACCGGACTGGCGCCGCTACCCGGGCTGGGCGCGGGTCACCGAGGCCGAGTGGCGCGACGCGCAATGGCAACGGGCGCACTCCATCAAGAACATCGGGCAGCTGCGCGCCGTGGTCGGCGACCTGGTCGACGAGGGTTTCTACGCCGACCTGGCCGCCGATCAACAGCAACGGGCCACCATGTCGATGCTGTTGCCGCCGCAGATGCTGAACACCATGGCACCCAGCGGCATCCCGGGACGCCATGCGCTCACCGAGGCGTTCTACGCGGACCCGGTCCGGCGTTACATGCTGCCGGTGCTCAGCGATCGCGATCCGCAGTGGTGCTCACATCCGCACGCCGAGCGGGACTCGTTGCACGAAAGCGACATGTGGGTCGTCGAGGGCCTGACCCATCGATACCCGACCAAGGTGCTCGCCGAGATGGTGCCCACCTGCCCGCAATATTGCGGCCACTGCACGCGGATGGACCTGGTCGGGAATTCCACGCCGACGGTCACCAAGGCCAAGCTGTCGCTGCAGCCCGCCGATCGGCAGGAAAGGATGCTGGACTACCTGCGCGCCACGCCGACGGTGCGCGATGTGGTGGTCTCCGGCGGTGATGTGGCCAACGTGCCGTGGCCGCGCCTGGAGGCGTTCGTCACGGCGTTGCTCGAGATCGACACGATCCGCGACATCCGGCTGGCGACGAAGGCGCTCGCCGCGGTGCCGCAGCACTGGCTGCAACTCAAGGTGCTCGACGGGGTGTACCAGATCGCGCACCTGGCGCGGGCCCGTGGTGTCAACTTGGCGGTGCACACCCACATCAACCACGTGCAGTCGGTGACGCCGCTGGTGGCGGAGGCGGCACGGGCGCTGCTCGACGCGGGCCTGCGTGATGTGCGTAACCAGGGGGTGTTGCTTCGCGGTGTGAACGCCACCGCCACCGATCTGCTCGACCTCTGCTTTGCGCTGCAGGGCGAGGCGAACATCCTGCCCTACTACTTCTATATGTGCGACATGATCCCCAACGCCGAACACTGGCGGGTGGCGCTGTGGGAAGCCCAGCAGTTGCAGTCGGAGATCATGGGCTATCTGCCCGGCTTCGCGACGCCGCGGCTGGTGTGCGACGTTCCGTTCGTCGGCAAGCGGTGGGTCCACCAGGTCATCTACTACGACCGGATCAGGGGTATCTCGCACTGGAGCAAGAACTACCGCACCGGGCTGGACGGAACGGACATCGACGCGCTCAACCGGGTCTACCCCTATTACGACCCGATCGACAGTCTGCCGCCTGCCGGACAGGCGTGGTGGCAGAAGATCTACAACCGTCCCGGCGCCACGGCGCGTCCGGGAGGGCACGGGCCGCAGGCTTCGAACGTGGATCGGGGCGCGCAAGACCTGCCCTCGCCCAGTATGCCCACCGAGGGGGCTGAGGTCGCCGCCGCGCCGGACGCGTCCGGCTCGTCAGAAGCGCTGCTGGCGCGATTGCGCCACCCGTCCAGCACGTCGGCCCGGGCGACTCGTCCGGCCGGCCTTCCGTTGCCCGGCGACGAGCCGCTGCCGATGCCCGACTACGCCGAGCCGGCGGGCCGCTTGTTGTGA